One genomic region from Spirulina subsalsa PCC 9445 encodes:
- a CDS encoding 1-acyl-sn-glycerol-3-phosphate acyltransferase: MFQRHFAHPKLPFIPPRYNPLVLRLAHLLLPLFLRFRLRRWLIGGISRLETSPLDTLLHLYQQFQQGKIRLILAFRHSEVEDPLILIYLFSRAIPRAAQRQNISLTSPIHTHFLYDRGMTIWGGDWLGWVLSRGGGVPIHRGKPLDRTALKTARDLLINGQFPMTIAPEGATNGHSEKISPLEPGTAQLAFWAVEDLAKHQRKETVLLLPIGIQYYFIRPPWSKIGKLIQHLEKNLGLPPLPIVAEPDVLYQRLFKVAETLLLQMEDFYHRFHHCPISPVAVDSNSPPTQPLEQRLNHLLDVALTVAEDYFKIEPQGNFIDRCRRLEEVSWNVIYREDIPNWRGISAFQQGLADWVAQEAILQEKHMRLVESFVAVTSDYITAENITAERMAEVALILFDCVERIRGVKIPKRPRLGQRWVKITLGEPISASDRYGAYKAGRHQAKQAVKDLTAEIQAQLEGLIEASSGGLG; encoded by the coding sequence ATGTTTCAGCGCCACTTCGCCCACCCCAAACTCCCTTTCATCCCCCCCCGCTATAACCCCCTCGTCCTCCGTCTCGCTCACCTCCTGCTCCCCCTCTTCCTGCGCTTTCGTCTCCGGCGCTGGCTGATTGGGGGCATCTCTCGCCTAGAAACCAGTCCTCTGGACACCCTCCTCCACCTCTACCAACAATTCCAACAGGGCAAAATCCGCCTCATCCTTGCCTTCCGCCATAGCGAAGTAGAAGATCCCCTAATCCTCATCTATCTGTTTTCCCGTGCCATTCCCCGCGCCGCCCAACGACAAAACATCTCCCTCACCTCCCCCATTCATACTCACTTTCTTTATGATCGGGGAATGACCATCTGGGGCGGAGATTGGCTCGGATGGGTCTTATCCCGAGGGGGTGGCGTTCCCATCCATCGCGGCAAACCCCTAGACCGAACCGCCCTAAAAACCGCCCGTGATTTGCTCATTAACGGTCAATTTCCCATGACTATCGCCCCAGAAGGAGCCACCAACGGTCATAGTGAAAAAATCAGTCCCCTAGAGCCTGGCACCGCTCAACTGGCCTTTTGGGCTGTGGAAGACTTAGCCAAACACCAGCGCAAGGAAACCGTTTTGTTGCTCCCCATTGGCATTCAATACTACTTTATCCGTCCCCCTTGGTCGAAGATTGGCAAACTCATCCAACACTTAGAAAAAAACCTCGGTTTACCTCCTCTCCCCATTGTGGCTGAACCCGATGTTTTGTATCAGCGTTTATTCAAGGTTGCCGAAACCTTACTGTTACAAATGGAGGATTTTTATCACCGCTTCCACCACTGCCCCATTTCCCCCGTTGCTGTAGACTCAAATAGTCCCCCTACTCAACCCTTAGAACAACGCCTTAATCACTTACTTGATGTAGCTTTAACGGTAGCGGAGGACTACTTTAAAATTGAGCCTCAAGGGAACTTCATTGACCGTTGCCGCCGCTTAGAAGAGGTGAGTTGGAATGTTATTTATCGGGAAGATATTCCTAACTGGCGGGGAATTTCTGCCTTTCAACAGGGATTAGCAGATTGGGTCGCTCAAGAGGCCATCCTACAGGAAAAACATATGCGCTTAGTTGAGAGTTTTGTGGCTGTAACCAGTGACTATATCACAGCAGAAAATATTACGGCGGAACGAATGGCCGAAGTGGCGTTAATTTTGTTTGATTGTGTGGAACGGATTCGCGGGGTTAAGATTCCTAAGCGTCCTCGTTTAGGTCAACGGTGGGTTAAAATTACCCTGGGTGAGCCGATTTCAGCGAGTGATCGTTATGGGGCATATAAGGCAGGGAGACATCAAGCCAAACAAGCAGTTAAGGATTTAACGGCGGAAATTCAAGCACAATTAGAGGGTTTAATTGAGGCGAGTTCGGGTGGGCTAGGTTGA